In Treponema primitia ZAS-1, the DNA window AGTGTAGGAGCGAAGGCTTCATATGCATAAGGGCATATAGCAATGGCAATTGGTTTTTCAATGATCGCGTCCTGAATGGATTGGTTGTAACCGGCAACATCAATAACACTTCGTCCGGTAATTTTGAGCCGGAAACCGTATTCCTTTGCAGCCGCTCCAAGGCCATTGTCGGCAGCGGTAAATACCGTACTTCCGATGAGCGGGTTAACCCACACTACCAGCGGTTGTGTGTCCTTGGCACCCCCGGCAAAAATGTTGGCTGAGGCAAATACTGCCAGAACCACACCAAGAATAAATAATTTTTTCATTTTTTGCTCCTCTGCTAAAATCTAAAATTGAAACAGTCGACGACTGATTTTTTATACACCGTATTCCTCAACGCAAGTGGCAGCACGCATAACCCTATCCTGGGTGAAGGCAGATCGAGGAATATTTCCGCGGATTTTACCACGGCCGATAACAATGAGTCTATCACACATTCCCAGAAGTTCCGGCAGCTCTGAAGATACCATAATGACGGCAAGTCCCTGCCGAACGAGTTCCGTAATAATATTGTAGATTTCTACTTTCGCACCAACATCAATTCCCCTGGTCGGTTCATCAAGAATCAGTACTTTTACAGTTTTCATCAGCCATCGGGCAAGAACAATTTTCTGCTGGTTTCCTCCCGAGAGGCTTAAAATATTATCTTCAATGCCTGAAGCTTTTACTTTTAGTTTGTCGAAAAACAGGCTGGAAACATTTTTTTCTTTTTCCGAATTAAAAAAACCGAAGCGTGAAACCATGGAAAGACTTGCTAAAGTCATGTTTTCGCGCAGATTCATGGTTTCCACAATGCCGGAAGCTTTTCTATCTTCGGTAACAAGTCCTATACTGTTTCGTATTGCTTCCGATGGAGTGTTTACCGATAAAGGTTTACCGTTAAGATGGACTGTACCGGCAGTTTTTTCCAATGCGCCAAAGATTGCATTTACGGTTTCACTTCTGCCGGATCCAACGAGGCCATAGACGCCGAGTGTTTCACCCGAATTGACCGAAAAGGAAATGTCTTCAACAATGTTTTTGTTCAGAATAAAGGGATGCGGAACCGAGAACCCTTCAATACGAAGCACTTCTTCTCCGATGGATACTTCCTGCTTGGGATACATCTCATCA includes these proteins:
- a CDS encoding sugar ABC transporter ATP-binding protein — protein: MENLLRMEGITKSFGSVTAVKDVDLDLFPGEVIALVGENGAGKSTLMNVLGGIYTAGTYEGTISADGRELKFHSAKDSKNFGIEFVHQEISLHLDLTVAENIFLGNLENKGGFIQWGNIKESTKEYLKMVQLELEPDEMVRNLSTSHQQLLSIAKALACQPKIILFDEPTSALTENDTSNLLKIITSLKQHGIACVYISHRLEEVMQIADRIVVMRDSTIVSNKPRREYTIESLIEYMVGRKLDEMYPKQEVSIGEEVLRIEGFSVPHPFILNKNIVEDISFSVNSGETLGVYGLVGSGRSETVNAIFGALEKTAGTVHLNGKPLSVNTPSEAIRNSIGLVTEDRKASGIVETMNLRENMTLASLSMVSRFGFFNSEKEKNVSSLFFDKLKVKASGIEDNILSLSGGNQQKIVLARWLMKTVKVLILDEPTRGIDVGAKVEIYNIITELVRQGLAVIMVSSELPELLGMCDRLIVIGRGKIRGNIPRSAFTQDRVMRAATCVEEYGV